The following coding sequences lie in one Zingiber officinale cultivar Zhangliang chromosome 2B, Zo_v1.1, whole genome shotgun sequence genomic window:
- the LOC122046763 gene encoding 40S ribosomal protein S2-like — MAERGAGDRGGFGRGFGRGRGDRGDRGRGGRGRGRRGGGRRDEEEKWVPVTKLGRLVKEGKITSLEQIYLHSLPVKEHQIVDTLLGGRLKDEVMKIMPVQKQTRAGQRTRFKAFVVVGDSDGHVGLGVKCAKEVATAIRGAIILAKLSVVPVRRGYWGNKIGKPHTVPCKVTGKCGSVTVRLVPAPRGAGIVAARVPKKVLQFAGIEDVYTSSRGSTKTLGNFVKATFDCLMKTYGFLTPDLWLETRFSKSPFQEYTDLLAKPTKAILIENSETIEA, encoded by the exons ATGGCGGAGCGAGGTGCTGGGGACCGCGGCGGCTTTGGCCGTGGATTCGGGCGCGGCAGGGGTGACAGGGGCGACCGGGGCCGCGGGGGTCGGGGCCGTGGCCGACGAGGGGGAGGCCGGCGCGACGAGGAGGAGAAATGGGTGCCCGTCACCAAGCTCGGCCGCCTCGTCAAGGAGGGGAAGATCACCAGTCTCGAGCAGATCTACCTCCATTCTCTCCCCGTCAAGGAACACCAGATCGTCGACACCCTCCTCGGTGGCCGCCTCAAGGACGAGGTCATGAAGATCATGCCCGTTCAGAAGCAGACTCGCGCCGGACAGCGCACCCGTTTCAAGGCCTTCGTGGTCGTCGGCGACAGCGACGGCCACGTCGGCCTTGGCGTCAAGTGCGCCAAGGAGGTCGCCACCGCCATCCGTGGCGCTATCATTCTGGCCAAGCTCTCGGTGGTCCCCGTCAGGAGGGGATACTGGGGAAACAAGATCGGGAAACCCCACACTGTCCCGTGCAAGGTCACTGGTAAGTGTGGCTCGGTCACTGTCCGCCTGGTGCCGGCACCGAGAGGTGCGGGGATTGTGGCTGCCCGTGTGCCGAAGAAGGTCCTCCAGTTCGCTGGAATCGAGGACGTATACACCTCATCCCGCGGTTCGACTAAGACTCTTGGAAACTTTGTGAAG GCCACTTTTGATTGTCTCATGAAGACCTATGGATTCCTGACACCCGACTTATGGTTGGAAACCCGCTTCAGCAAATCTCCCTTCCAAGAATACACAGACTTGCTCGCAAAGCCTACCAAGGCAATTCTCATAGAAAATTCAGAGACGATCGAAGCTTAG